From Campylobacter upsaliensis, the proteins below share one genomic window:
- a CDS encoding apolipoprotein N-acyltransferase, translating to MKLRLNFLPYFFPFSKKFDPNSTIFKIIKTFFCAFLLSNPIYFSFFENIFLETLSPFLAIWGLILLLRTKSAKGYFWTGFLMGLFWFWWVGLSAIYFNLNYLVPVIALIMGLVYGVLFRICFLFKFDFLRLCAIFALSFIHPLGFDWLEWGIYTTYGFFDSSLRGIICLFLIAYFIYEGYISRYYKIAIVLILFFTGFHYEEKTATTLPFSYKLINTNISQDQKFLQEKLILNSNTLLSEISRAILEKKELVILPETAFAFNLQGTKYEEFLKELSHKIIIITGAFYTKDEKTYNSTYVFRQGKSYIFNKHFLVPFGEEIPFFKELVKKYFLPNMEEFTRGPVQSQYKLNDVLITNAICYEATKEQNYKNSKIIIALSNNAWFKHSSEYKLQKLLMQFYANKYGVSVYHATNGKENAVILPKKRLDLRWLEEIKSWNKSLFES from the coding sequence ATGAAGTTAAGATTGAATTTTCTGCCATATTTTTTTCCTTTTTCTAAAAAATTTGACCCTAATTCTACCATTTTTAAAATAATAAAAACTTTTTTTTGTGCTTTTTTACTCTCAAATCCTATCTATTTTTCCTTTTTTGAAAATATCTTTTTAGAAACTTTAAGTCCATTTTTAGCTATTTGGGGGCTCATTTTACTTTTACGAACAAAAAGTGCAAAGGGCTATTTTTGGACAGGTTTTTTGATGGGGCTTTTTTGGTTTTGGTGGGTAGGGCTTTCGGCGATTTATTTTAATTTAAATTATTTGGTGCCTGTGATTGCTCTTATAATGGGGCTTGTTTATGGGGTGCTTTTTAGAATTTGTTTTCTTTTTAAATTTGATTTTTTAAGACTTTGTGCGATTTTTGCCCTTAGTTTTATCCATCCGCTTGGTTTTGACTGGCTTGAGTGGGGAATTTATACAACTTATGGCTTTTTTGATAGCTCTTTGCGTGGGATTATTTGTTTATTTTTAATTGCTTATTTTATTTATGAGGGTTATATTTCAAGGTATTATAAAATAGCCATTGTGTTAATTTTATTTTTTACAGGTTTTCACTACGAGGAAAAAACAGCTACAACTTTACCTTTTTCTTACAAACTTATTAACACAAACATTTCTCAAGATCAAAAATTTCTACAAGAAAAGCTTATTTTAAATTCCAACACTCTCTTAAGTGAAATTTCTCGTGCTATTTTAGAAAAAAAAGAATTAGTTATCCTACCAGAAACAGCCTTTGCATTTAATCTTCAAGGCACAAAATACGAAGAATTTTTAAAAGAACTCTCTCATAAAATCATCATCATAACAGGGGCTTTTTACACTAAAGATGAAAAAACTTACAATAGCACTTATGTCTTTAGACAGGGCAAAAGCTACATTTTCAACAAGCATTTTCTCGTGCCTTTTGGAGAGGAGATACCATTTTTTAAAGAGCTTGTTAAAAAATATTTCTTACCTAATATGGAAGAATTTACAAGAGGTCCCGTGCAAAGTCAATATAAGCTTAACGATGTCTTAATCACAAATGCCATCTGTTATGAAGCAACTAAGGAGCAAAATTATAAAAACTCAAAAATCATCATCGCTCTTTCAAACAATGCTTGGTTTAAGCACTCAAGCGAATATAAGCTTCAAAAACTTTTAATGCAATTTTAC
- the yajC gene encoding preprotein translocase subunit YajC, with translation MAENSILTSLLPLIVLFAIFYFLVIRPQQKQAKAHKQMLESLQKGDKIITNGGLICEVIKPEEDFIKVKLNEENITARISREFVAKKINE, from the coding sequence ATGGCAGAAAATTCAATCTTAACTTCATTGTTACCTCTAATCGTTCTTTTTGCGATTTTTTATTTTTTAGTCATAAGACCCCAGCAAAAACAAGCAAAAGCACATAAGCAAATGCTTGAATCCCTACAAAAAGGTGATAAAATCATCACTAATGGAGGACTGATTTGCGAGGTGATAAAACCTGAGGAGGATTTTATCAAAGTTAAGCTTAATGAAGAAAACATTACAGCAAGAATTTCGCGAGAATTTGTAGCAAAGAAAATTAATGAGTAA
- the secD gene encoding protein translocase subunit SecD, producing the protein MSNVKITYRLLVFIAVFIFGIAFSLPSFLQSERGAKINLGLDLQGGLYMLLGVDNKEAIKSKMKSVASSLHYSINKENILIDQLIVKDEGLEFSLLDEGDMTKMQALLDEIKGLNVQKDNLHFAVSFTQEELKNIENFALLQAVETIRNRLDEFGLAEPTVAKQGEDKILVELAGIKTKEDELRAKERITKAAHLQLMEVDESKMSKAFAMSEAEAASYGLVVMSDSRNENLKYTLKNIPILDGSMLTDARVGFSDTSTYPVINFTLNSEGAKKFADYTGANVGKRLAIVLDNKVYSAPSINERIGGGSGQISGAFTQEEARDVAVALRSGALLAPVKLLEQRSIGPSLGADSIKMSMIALIGASVFIIVFMMLYYGVAGVFANIAMLVNVLVVVAVMAMFGATLTLPGMAGLVLTVGMAVDANVIINERIRELLRDGVKIRASVEQGYKNAMSAIIDANITSLVTSVALYAYGTGAVKGFAVTLGIGIVVSMITAIWGTHGMFDYFMNKMEKSNNTRFWFGYKRKI; encoded by the coding sequence ATGAGTAATGTGAAAATCACTTATCGTTTGCTTGTTTTCATTGCGGTTTTTATTTTTGGTATAGCGTTTTCTTTGCCGTCTTTTTTGCAGTCTGAGCGTGGAGCAAAGATTAATTTAGGTCTTGATTTGCAAGGCGGACTTTATATGCTTTTAGGCGTAGATAATAAAGAGGCGATAAAATCTAAAATGAAATCAGTCGCCTCTTCGCTTCATTATTCTATTAATAAAGAAAACATACTCATAGACCAGCTCATCGTCAAAGATGAAGGCTTGGAATTTAGCCTCTTAGACGAGGGCGATATGACAAAAATGCAAGCCTTACTTGATGAAATCAAGGGCTTAAATGTCCAAAAAGACAATTTGCATTTTGCAGTATCTTTTACGCAAGAAGAACTTAAAAATATCGAAAATTTCGCTCTTTTGCAAGCTGTTGAGACGATTAGAAACCGCCTTGATGAATTTGGCTTGGCTGAGCCTACCGTAGCTAAACAAGGAGAGGATAAAATTCTCGTTGAATTAGCAGGGATTAAAACAAAAGAAGATGAGCTTAGAGCTAAGGAGAGGATTACAAAAGCTGCACATTTGCAATTAATGGAGGTTGATGAGTCTAAAATGTCTAAAGCTTTCGCGATGAGTGAAGCAGAAGCCGCTAGTTACGGGCTTGTTGTGATGAGCGATTCGCGTAATGAAAATCTTAAATACACCCTTAAAAATATCCCTATTTTAGACGGCTCTATGCTTACAGACGCTAGAGTTGGCTTTAGTGATACTAGCACTTATCCTGTGATTAATTTTACCTTAAATAGCGAGGGTGCTAAGAAATTTGCAGACTATACGGGGGCAAATGTCGGCAAACGCCTTGCCATAGTGCTTGATAATAAGGTCTATTCGGCTCCGTCCATTAATGAACGCATAGGTGGGGGTAGTGGGCAAATAAGTGGTGCTTTTACTCAAGAAGAAGCTCGCGATGTGGCTGTGGCTTTAAGAAGTGGGGCTTTGCTAGCTCCTGTGAAACTTTTGGAGCAAAGAAGTATAGGTCCATCTTTAGGAGCTGATAGTATTAAAATGAGTATGATAGCTCTCATCGGTGCTTCCGTGTTTATCATCGTTTTTATGATGCTTTATTATGGTGTGGCAGGGGTGTTTGCAAACATTGCTATGCTTGTAAATGTTCTTGTTGTCGTGGCTGTAATGGCGATGTTTGGAGCGACTTTAACCCTGCCCGGTATGGCTGGACTTGTGCTAACTGTGGGTATGGCTGTGGATGCTAATGTGATTATTAATGAACGCATTAGAGAGCTTTTACGCGATGGGGTAAAAATCCGTGCTAGTGTAGAGCAAGGTTATAAAAATGCTATGAGTGCGATTATTGATGCGAATATCACTTCTTTAGTAACTTCTGTCGCACTTTATGCTTATGGCACAGGTGCGGTGAAGGGCTTTGCTGTAACGCTTGGTATAGGTATTGTTGTGAGTATGATAACGGCGATTTGGGGAACACACGGAATGTTTGATTATTTTATGAATAAAATGGAAAAAAGCAATAATACAAGATTTTGGTTTGGCTACAAAAGGAAAATTTAA
- the secF gene encoding protein translocase subunit SecF, whose protein sequence is MQFFSEKKIYDFMKMRFAAISLSFILFFGSIYLLFERGLQFGIDFSGGTLVQLRYENAAPIPQIREILSQSGQFQNLSVTEFGSAEEITIRFLGSNENLGDDTGSYISSLLKDTGKFELRRVDVVGPKVGDELRNKGLMALAVSLVAILIYIAFRFEWRFAIAAIISEIHDVVITLGAICLFKIDVNLDTLAAILTVLGYSLNDTIIIFDRIRDGIKTSKKNELAPIINESVSATLSRTILTSGLTIATVVILYFFGGSMIEGFSLALLVGLVAGTFSSVFVASPTLMWFKFSVEHFKMKELEKLKRKQEKEKNRAMYEKGTI, encoded by the coding sequence ATGCAATTTTTTAGTGAAAAAAAGATTTATGATTTTATGAAAATGCGTTTTGCGGCGATTTCTCTTTCTTTTATTTTATTTTTTGGTTCAATTTATTTGCTTTTTGAAAGGGGTTTGCAATTTGGCATTGATTTTAGTGGAGGGACTTTGGTGCAGCTTCGTTATGAAAATGCCGCTCCTATCCCTCAAATTAGAGAAATTTTAAGTCAAAGTGGGCAGTTTCAAAATCTAAGCGTTACGGAATTTGGAAGTGCGGAAGAAATCACTATAAGATTTCTAGGAAGCAATGAGAACTTAGGCGATGATACGGGTTCTTATATCTCCTCTTTATTAAAAGATACGGGAAAATTTGAATTAAGACGCGTTGATGTGGTGGGTCCTAAGGTGGGCGATGAGCTTAGAAATAAGGGCTTAATGGCATTGGCAGTATCTTTGGTGGCTATACTGATTTATATTGCGTTTCGTTTTGAGTGGCGTTTTGCTATTGCGGCGATTATCAGTGAAATTCACGATGTGGTAATTACACTTGGAGCGATTTGCTTGTTTAAAATTGATGTAAATTTAGACACGCTTGCTGCGATTTTAACTGTGCTTGGTTACTCGCTTAATGATACTATTATCATTTTTGACCGCATTAGAGATGGCATTAAAACAAGTAAGAAAAATGAACTTGCGCCTATTATTAATGAAAGTGTTTCGGCTACGCTTTCACGCACCATTTTAACTTCTGGACTTACCATAGCCACGGTTGTGATTTTATATTTCTTTGGTGGGTCGATGATAGAGGGCTTTTCTTTAGCCTTGCTTGTGGGCTTAGTGGCTGGGACTTTTAGCTCTGTTTTTGTGGCAAGTCCTACTTTGATGTGGTTTAAATTTAGCGTAGAGCATTTTAAAATGAAAGAATTAGAAAAACTTAAAAGAAAGCAGGAAAAAGAAAAAAACCGTGCTATGTATGAAAAAGGGACGATTTAA
- the leuS gene encoding leucine--tRNA ligase, protein MAYEASVIEQKWQKIWQESEAFEPKDDFTLPKKYILSMFPYPSGRIHMGHVRNYAIGDALARYYRKMGFNVLHPIGFDSFGMPAENAAIKHKIHPKTWTYENIAYMKKELFSLGFSFSKKRILATSDPIYTKFEQEFFIKMYEKGLIYTKEARVNWCENDQTVLANEQVEDGKCWRCGHEVVQKVMPGYYVKITAYAEELLKELESLKGKWPTQVLTMQENWIGRSEGLEFAFWLDEESFKKADEASFEVFTTRADTIYGVSYVALAPEHKIVQNLLRKRLLDEKMISQIQKMQNQSPKERQSAEKEGCFLGIYALHPLTKEKIPVWVANFVLADYGSGAVMAVPAHDERDFDFAKKYDLAIKQVIEAMTLPHAQKEGKLLESAEFSGLDCNEARDKIIEFFEKEKLGKRVINYKIRDWGVSRQRYWGAPVPMVRCEKCGIVPQKLENLPILLPDDVEITGEGNPLDKHPTWKDCVCPKCGGKAQKESDTLDTFFESSWYYARFASDERTWQEVGIDKESVKYWLGVDEYIGGIEHAILHLLYARFFQKALRDLGYLEGDEPFTRLLTQGMVLKKGMKMSKSRGNVVDPDDIIKKYGADTARLFILFAAPPVKELEWNDDALEGAYRFIVRLYDRALKLEGGALEEISQVALSKEEKYARLKVYEALKKSQEVYTKSFAFNTLIAACMEALNAIGACKNQALEREAFYILLNILEPIIPHICFELSEKLFHFENFKKLELKSEVFVKDSLNLGVSVNGKKRAEIEVSASLKQDEIIQLAKEKVAKWLEGKSVIKEIYVPNSLVNLVVK, encoded by the coding sequence ATGGCTTATGAAGCAAGTGTGATAGAGCAAAAATGGCAAAAAATTTGGCAAGAAAGTGAAGCTTTTGAGCCAAAGGATGATTTTACTCTGCCTAAAAAATATATACTTTCTATGTTTCCATATCCTAGTGGGCGTATTCATATGGGGCATGTGAGAAATTATGCCATAGGAGATGCTTTAGCTAGGTATTATAGGAAAATGGGCTTTAATGTCTTGCATCCTATAGGCTTTGATAGCTTTGGTATGCCTGCTGAAAATGCTGCGATTAAGCACAAAATTCACCCTAAAACTTGGACTTATGAAAATATAGCCTATATGAAAAAAGAACTTTTTTCTTTGGGATTTTCTTTTTCTAAAAAGAGAATTTTGGCTACTTCTGACCCTATTTATACGAAATTTGAGCAAGAATTTTTCATTAAGATGTATGAAAAAGGCTTGATTTATACTAAAGAAGCTAGAGTGAATTGGTGTGAAAATGACCAAACCGTTTTAGCAAATGAGCAGGTTGAAGATGGTAAATGTTGGCGTTGTGGGCATGAAGTCGTGCAAAAGGTCATGCCCGGCTATTATGTTAAAATCACTGCTTATGCGGAGGAGCTTTTAAAAGAGCTTGAAAGCTTGAAGGGAAAATGGCCTACGCAAGTTTTAACAATGCAAGAAAATTGGATAGGGCGAAGTGAGGGCTTGGAATTTGCTTTTTGGCTCGATGAAGAAAGTTTTAAAAAGGCTGATGAAGCTAGTTTTGAGGTCTTTACCACAAGGGCTGATACTATTTATGGTGTTTCTTATGTGGCTTTAGCACCCGAGCATAAAATCGTGCAAAATTTACTTCGCAAAAGGCTTTTAGATGAAAAAATGATTAGTCAAATTCAAAAAATGCAAAATCAAAGCCCAAAAGAAAGGCAAAGTGCTGAAAAAGAGGGGTGCTTTTTAGGAATTTATGCTTTGCATCCTTTAACGAAAGAAAAAATTCCTGTATGGGTGGCAAATTTTGTTTTAGCGGATTATGGAAGTGGAGCTGTAATGGCTGTGCCAGCACATGATGAAAGAGATTTTGACTTTGCTAAAAAGTATGATTTAGCTATCAAACAGGTCATTGAGGCAATGACTTTACCTCATGCTCAAAAAGAGGGAAAGCTTTTAGAAAGTGCGGAATTTAGTGGCTTAGATTGTAATGAAGCTAGAGATAAAATCATAGAATTTTTTGAAAAAGAAAAGTTAGGGAAAAGAGTTATTAACTATAAAATTCGCGATTGGGGCGTTTCAAGGCAGAGATATTGGGGTGCGCCTGTGCCTATGGTAAGATGTGAAAAGTGTGGTATAGTGCCGCAAAAATTAGAAAATTTACCTATTTTATTACCTGATGATGTAGAAATTACAGGTGAGGGTAATCCTTTAGATAAGCATCCTACTTGGAAAGATTGTGTGTGTCCTAAGTGTGGAGGAAAGGCACAAAAAGAAAGTGATACTTTGGATACTTTTTTTGAAAGCTCTTGGTATTATGCGCGTTTTGCGAGTGATGAGAGGACTTGGCAGGAAGTTGGCATTGATAAAGAAAGTGTAAAATATTGGCTAGGTGTTGATGAATACATTGGTGGGATTGAGCACGCTATTTTGCATTTACTTTACGCGAGATTTTTTCAAAAGGCTTTAAGAGATCTTGGCTATTTGGAGGGTGATGAGCCTTTTACTAGGCTTTTGACTCAGGGCATGGTTTTAAAAAAAGGAATGAAGATGAGTAAGTCAAGAGGTAATGTTGTCGATCCTGATGATATTATTAAAAAATATGGTGCAGATACGGCTAGACTTTTCATACTTTTTGCCGCACCGCCTGTAAAAGAGCTTGAGTGGAATGATGATGCGTTAGAGGGTGCGTATCGTTTTATAGTGCGTCTTTATGATAGGGCTTTAAAGCTTGAAGGTGGAGCATTAGAAGAAATTTCACAAGTGGCTTTAAGTAAGGAAGAAAAATATGCAAGATTAAAAGTTTATGAAGCTTTGAAAAAATCGCAAGAAGTTTATACTAAAAGTTTTGCTTTTAACACCTTAATTGCTGCTTGTATGGAGGCTTTAAATGCTATTGGAGCTTGTAAAAATCAAGCTTTAGAAAGGGAGGCTTTTTATATACTCTTAAATATTTTAGAGCCTATTATCCCTCATATTTGCTTTGAATTAAGCGAAAAATTATTTCATTTTGAAAATTTCAAAAAGTTAGAATTAAAATCTGAAGTTTTTGTGAAAGATAGCTTGAATTTAGGTGTAAGCGTTAATGGTAAAAAACGCGCTGAAATCGAAGTTAGTGCTTCTTTAAAACAAGATGAGATTATTCAACTAGCTAAAGAAAAGGTCGCAAAATGGCTTGAGGGAAAAAGTGTGATTAAAGAAATTTATGTGCCAAATTCTCTTGTCAATTTGGTGGTCAAATGA
- the lptE gene encoding LPS assembly lipoprotein LptE produces the protein MKILISFITLFIAACGYVPTSKLANNIFDEKVYVNVELSPYDPKNSIFVADTLKEMVISKLGRKLALKHEADDIINVSMNHLEFIPLIYDKNGYVIKYKARLNLNFYVLFKDGGEENFNTSGSYNFDISPNSIISDTARQMAIREASKEAFDEFISVIAIRGAKNNDKYQ, from the coding sequence ATGAAAATTTTAATTTCATTTATCACCCTTTTTATAGCCGCTTGTGGATATGTGCCGACTTCAAAACTTGCGAATAATATATTTGATGAAAAAGTTTATGTTAATGTTGAGCTTAGTCCTTATGATCCTAAAAATAGCATTTTTGTCGCTGATACCCTAAAGGAAATGGTCATCTCTAAACTTGGTAGAAAATTAGCCCTTAAGCACGAGGCTGATGATATTATCAATGTCTCGATGAATCATTTGGAATTTATCCCACTCATTTATGATAAAAATGGTTATGTGATTAAATATAAAGCTAGACTTAATTTAAATTTTTATGTGCTTTTTAAAGATGGCGGTGAAGAAAATTTTAATACAAGCGGAAGTTATAATTTTGATATTTCGCCCAATAGCATCATAAGTGATACTGCAAGGCAAATGGCTATAAGGGAAGCTTCAAAAGAGGCTTTCGATGAATTTATTTCTGTAATCGCAATTAGGGGTGCTAAAAATAATGATAAATATCAATGA
- a CDS encoding Mur ligase family protein encodes MSLSEFLAKKGEFYSKIDPFVAFRILEKYQKYFKMPPIIHIVGTNGKGSTGRFLAQLLEILGYEVGHYSSPHLFDFKERFYLKKGIVDEDLLEKTHQKLSLILQEDLEKLSYFEYATFLAALLFEKCDFIIFEAGLGGEYDATSVFKKRLSIFTQIDYDHEQFLGNTLEKIARTKLKTMAKKALISTNQNESILKMAQKIALLKGAKLCVLRDLSPDLLENLELYKNKFKLPLFLENNLKLALKACEILLSKSQTIKALQNLTSLNLRGRLEKLKENLYIDVGHNVLAARALCEYFKGEKLEIVYNSFLDKKIFEILKILKPISAKIMVFKCENETRALANEQIFDLCEKLNIKCEEFKELDKDKKTLVFGSFILVEKFLKDYGA; translated from the coding sequence ATGAGCTTGAGTGAATTTTTAGCAAAAAAGGGTGAATTTTATAGTAAAATAGACCCCTTTGTCGCTTTTAGAATTTTGGAAAAATATCAAAAATATTTTAAAATGCCACCCATTATTCACATTGTCGGCACTAATGGCAAGGGTAGCACAGGGCGTTTTTTAGCCCAACTTTTAGAAATTTTAGGTTATGAAGTGGGACATTATAGCAGCCCACATTTATTTGATTTTAAAGAGAGATTTTACCTTAAAAAAGGTATAGTTGATGAGGATTTACTCGAAAAAACGCATCAAAAATTAAGTCTTATTTTGCAAGAGGATTTGGAAAAATTAAGCTATTTCGAATACGCCACTTTTTTAGCCGCTTTGCTTTTTGAAAAATGCGATTTTATCATTTTTGAAGCGGGACTTGGTGGGGAGTATGATGCAACTTCTGTTTTTAAGAAGCGTTTAAGTATTTTTACGCAAATTGATTATGACCACGAGCAGTTTTTAGGAAATACTTTAGAAAAAATCGCAAGAACGAAATTGAAAACTATGGCAAAAAAAGCCTTAATTAGCACAAATCAAAATGAAAGTATTCTTAAAATGGCTCAAAAAATCGCCCTTTTAAAGGGAGCTAAATTGTGTGTTTTGAGAGATTTAAGTCCTGATTTGCTGGAAAATTTAGAGCTTTATAAAAATAAATTTAAATTGCCTCTTTTTTTGGAAAATAATCTTAAACTTGCCTTAAAAGCTTGCGAAATTTTACTTTCAAAATCGCAGACAATCAAAGCTTTGCAAAATTTAACTAGCTTAAATTTGAGGGGACGCCTTGAAAAATTAAAGGAAAATCTTTATATTGATGTGGGGCACAATGTCTTAGCAGCTAGAGCTTTGTGTGAATATTTTAAAGGCGAAAAATTGGAAATTGTTTATAATAGCTTTTTAGATAAAAAAATTTTTGAAATTTTAAAAATATTAAAGCCTATCAGTGCTAAAATTATGGTTTTTAAATGTGAAAATGAAACTAGAGCTTTGGCAAATGAGCAAATTTTTGACCTTTGCGAAAAGCTTAATATAAAATGTGAAGAATTTAAAGAGCTTGATAAAGATAAAAAAACTCTTGTTTTTGGCTCTTTTATCTTAGTGGAAAAGTTTTTAAAGGATTATGGTGCTTAA
- a CDS encoding M23 family metallopeptidase, whose protein sequence is MLKNKFTITISDINGSRHFYLNQIIKKIVLYIIAFVFLFLISSGFYIKYLDSKVDALDAKREELLKKSKELETLNMTMQQSLDEKAAQYAVIEDKIASFEEALGLENENNLTISARLENLNLTNDQQQGILNQIPNGWPITNKGVTGKFGWREHPILKRKEFHPGIDLAASIGTPIYAPASGVVEFSGYSNNGYGYNVILLHNFGFKSVFAHMMRKDVVKAGDFVNKGDLIGYTGNTGLSTGPHLHYEVRFINKTLEPLYFLNLKRKNMNEFFNQERRVPWQSLIKAVSAQQIQARKQQ, encoded by the coding sequence GTGCTTAAAAATAAATTTACCATTACCATTTCGGATATTAATGGTTCAAGACATTTTTATCTTAATCAAATTATTAAAAAAATTGTCTTATATATTATCGCTTTTGTGTTTTTATTTTTAATCTCTAGCGGTTTTTATATTAAATATTTAGATAGTAAAGTCGATGCGTTAGATGCCAAAAGAGAAGAATTGCTTAAGAAAAGCAAGGAACTTGAAACGCTTAATATGACAATGCAACAAAGTCTCGATGAAAAAGCTGCACAATATGCCGTTATAGAGGATAAAATCGCTTCTTTTGAAGAGGCTTTAGGGCTTGAAAATGAAAATAATCTTACTATTAGTGCAAGACTTGAAAATCTTAATCTTACAAATGACCAGCAACAAGGCATTTTAAATCAAATTCCAAATGGCTGGCCTATTACTAATAAGGGCGTTACTGGTAAATTTGGCTGGAGAGAACATCCTATTTTAAAACGCAAGGAATTTCATCCAGGCATTGATCTAGCTGCAAGCATTGGCACGCCTATTTATGCACCGGCTAGTGGGGTGGTTGAGTTTTCAGGATATAGTAATAATGGCTATGGTTATAATGTCATTTTACTTCATAATTTTGGCTTTAAGAGCGTTTTTGCGCATATGATGCGTAAAGATGTGGTTAAGGCAGGAGATTTTGTCAATAAGGGGGATTTGATAGGTTATACTGGTAATACGGGGCTTTCGACTGGTCCGCATTTACACTATGAAGTGCGTTTTATCAATAAAACCTTAGAACCTTTATATTTTCTCAATCTCAAAAGAAAAAATATGAACGAATTTTTTAATCAAGAAAGGAGAGTTCCATGGCAATCTTTAATAAAGGCAGTGTCAGCCCAGCAAATCCAAGCTCGGAAACAACAGTAA
- a CDS encoding bactofilin family protein has product MAIFNKGSVSPANPSSETTVISSGAKIEGKFYFASMLHVDGELNGIIHSESIVVIGKNGNLKGELKSDKIVVNGVFEGELEANSLEILAGGFVSGNIVIKEISIESGGRFNGSSKIKEDEPVRMIENTID; this is encoded by the coding sequence ATGGCAATCTTTAATAAAGGCAGTGTCAGCCCAGCAAATCCAAGCTCGGAAACAACAGTAATTTCATCTGGTGCTAAAATTGAGGGTAAGTTTTATTTCGCTTCTATGCTTCATGTTGATGGGGAGTTAAATGGCATTATCCATTCAGAAAGCATAGTTGTCATCGGTAAAAATGGAAATTTAAAAGGCGAATTAAAATCCGATAAAATAGTCGTCAATGGCGTTTTTGAGGGTGAGCTTGAGGCAAATAGTCTTGAAATCTTAGCGGGTGGATTTGTAAGCGGAAATATAGTCATTAAAGAAATTTCCATAGAAAGCGGAGGGCGTTTTAATGGTAGTTCTAAGATTAAAGAAGATGAGCCTGTGAGAATGATAGAAAATACCATTGATTAA